A region of Dioscorea cayenensis subsp. rotundata cultivar TDr96_F1 chromosome 5, TDr96_F1_v2_PseudoChromosome.rev07_lg8_w22 25.fasta, whole genome shotgun sequence DNA encodes the following proteins:
- the LOC120260011 gene encoding uncharacterized protein LOC120260011, translated as MEKKDVDNHNNNNKVELEVVHIAIQQLLDERKKNKKELVEDEDEDEDEDKLLSKLLTQVELLEKDHKNGDKEETSRNSVENDVRIDEVVKEIKGVKRQNMITHCLLSVLIIATAFWQLSEVSILLAVKEKLSNPVKAIGDLFKGVLKGQNNKLLTEPPPMPPQLPHVNIPALSLNNNAGHRDGDIISD; from the exons ATGGAGAAGAAGGATGTagataatcataataataataataaggtagAGTTGGAGGTAGTTCATATTGCCATTCAACAGCTCttggatgaaagaaagaagaacaaaaaggaactggttgaagatgaagatgaagatgaagatgaagataaactTCTTTCTAAATTATTAACTCAG GTGGAATTATTAGAGAAAGATCATAAGAATGGTGACAAAGAGGAAACTAGCAGAAATTCTGTAGAGAATGATGTGAGGATTGATGAGGTTGTGAAGGAAATTAAGGGGGTGAAGAGGCAGAACATGATCACTCATTGTCTTCTTTCAGTGTTGATCATAGCAACTGCCTTCTGGCAATTATCTGAGGTCTCAATATTGCTTGCAGTGAAGGAGAAGTTAAGTAATCCAGTCAAAGCCATTGGTGATTTGTTTAAAGGTGTTCTCAAAGGCCAAAACAATAAACTACTCACTGAACCACCTCCAATGCCTCCACAGCTCCCTCATGTCAATATTCCAGCCTTGTCCTTGAACAACAACGCCGGCCACCGTGACGGTGATATCA TTTCAGATTGA
- the LOC120260012 gene encoding nuclear transport factor 2A-like: protein MDTDVVAKQFVEYYYTTFDNNRPGLASLYQDTSMLTFEGAKTQGVAAIVNKLTGLPFQQCHHAVSTIDCQPSGPAGGILVFVSGNLQLAGEQHALKFSQMFHLMPQHPGHPGSFFVLNDIFRLNYA, encoded by the exons ATGGATACCGATGTGGTAGCAAAGCAGTTCGTGGAGTACTACTACACCACCTTCGACAACAACCGCCCCGGCCTCGCCAGCCTCTACCAGGACACCTCCATGCTCACCTTCGAGGGCGCCAAGACCCAGGGTGTCGCCGCCATCGTCAACAAGCTCACTGGACTCCCTTTCCAGCAGTGCCACCATGCTGTCTCCACCATCGATTGCCAGCCCTCCGGCCCTGCCGGTGGTATCCTTGTTTTCGTCTCCGGTAATCTCCAGCTTGCTGGGGAACAGCACGCTCTCAAGTTCTCTCAG ATGTTTCATTTGATGCCACAACATCCAGGACATCCAGGAAGCTTCTTTGTGTTGAATGACATTTTCCGGCTTAATTATGCATGA
- the LOC120260010 gene encoding LOW QUALITY PROTEIN: non-specific phospholipase C6 (The sequence of the model RefSeq protein was modified relative to this genomic sequence to represent the inferred CDS: deleted 1 base in 1 codon): MTRSNTELHEQQHLTTFLFFFTIIIIPHCSHAQPHPPINTIVVLVLENRSFDHMLGWMKESLNPSIDGLTGAESNPRSTKDPNSPVIFVSDDARYVDPDPGHSFQAVQQQMFGDGGGDTIPTMLGFVEQALSMSSDMSEAVMKGFRPSNVPVYATLVKEFAVFDKWHSSLPGPTQPNRLFVYSGTSHGATNHDILKILRGYPQKTIFDSLHEDGFDFAIYFQSFPSTLLYKNLRRLKYIVSKFHLFESFKDHARKGKLRNLNVIEPRYFDVLGAPANDDHPSHDVAEGQRLVKEVYEALRSSPHWNQSLLIITYDEHGGFYDHVPPPMTGVPNPDGIIGAEPFFFNFDRLGVRVPTIMVSPWIKRGTVMTRPTGPYESSEFEHSSIPATIKKMFNLTSDFLSHRDAWAGTFERVVQGLSSPRTDCPEVLPEVGPLRRAGPDGNRQMSEFQSELVSLAAAVNGEYFWSNSNLEYSKKMAVKEADQYVRSAFAKFLRKSRRAATLGADESSIV; the protein is encoded by the exons ATGACAAGATCAAACACTGAACTCCATGAACAGCAACACCTCACcacctttctcttcttcttcaccattaTCATCATCCCACACTGTTCTCATGCACAACCACATCCACCCATCAACACCATTGTAGTCCTTGTGCTAGAGAACAGGTCCTTTGATCACATGCTTGGTTGGATGAAAGAGTCTTTGAACCCTTCCATTGATGGCTTAACCGGAGCTGAATCAAACCCCCGGTCCACAAAGGATCCTAACTCTCCGGTCATCTTCGTTTCCGATGATGCGAGGTATGTTGACCCAGACCCTGGCCATTCATTTCAAGCAGTGCAGCAGCAAATGTTTGGAGATGGAGGAGGTGACACCATCCCCACAATGCTAGGCTTTGTTGAGCAAGCTTTGTCCATGTCCTCAGATATGTCTGAAGCTGTTATGAAAGGTTTCAGACCATCTAATGTGCCAGTCTATGCTACTTTAGTGAAAGAGTTTGCTGTGTTTGATAAATGGCACTCATCACTCCCAGGACCAACTCAGCCCAACAGACTGTTTGTCTACTCTGGGACTTCTCATGGTGCCACAAACCATGACATTCTGAAGATTCTCAGAGGGTACCCTCAAAAGACCATCTTTGATTCACTCCATGAAGATGGCTTTGACTTCGCTATCTATTTTCAGAGCTTCCCTTCCACACTGTTGTATAAGAATTTGAGGAGATTGAAGTACATTGTCAGCAAGTTCCACTTGTTTGAATCCTTCAAGGATCATGCTAGAAAAGGGAAGCTCCGGAATTTGAATGTGATAGAGCCAAGGTATTTTGATGTGCTTGGAGCTCCAGCGAATGATGATCACCCTTCGCATGATGTCGCTGAAGGGCAGCGGTTGGTGAAGGAGGTATATGAGGCATTGAGGTCTAGCCCACACTGGAATCAGAGCCTTTTGATCATCACTTACGATGAGCATGGAGGGTTCTATGATCATGTGCCGCCACCGATGACTGGTGTGCCTAACCCTGATGGTATCATTGGAGCAGAGcctttcttcttcaactttgatCGGTTAGGAGTTCGGGTTCCGACAATCATGGTGTCCCCTTGGATCAAGAGAGGCACAG TGATGACAAGACCAACAGGGCCATATGAGAGCTCAGAGTTTGAGCATTCATCAATACCTGCAACCATAAAGAAGATGTTCAACCTCACATCTGATTTCCTGTCACACAGAGATGCATGGGCTGGGACTTTCGAAAGAGTAGTTCAAGGATTGAGCTCACCCAGAACTGATTGCCCGG AGGTGTTACCTGAGGTT GGCCCACTGAGAAGAGCAGGGCCGGATGGAAACAGACAAATGTCGGAGTTCCAGAGCGAACTAGTTTCCTTGGCGGCTGCCGTAAATGGCGAATACTTCTGGAGTAATTCGAACCTTGAATACAGTAAAAAGATGGCTGTGAAGGAAGCTGACCAGTATGTCAGGAGTGCTTTTGCAAAGTTCTTGAGGAAAAGTAGACGCGCTGCCACATTGGGTGCTGATGAATCCAGCATTGTCTGA
- the LOC120260588 gene encoding PHD finger-like domain-containing protein 5A: MAKHHPDLIMCRKQPGIAIGRLCEKCDGKCVICDSYVRPCTLVRVCDECNYGSFQGRCVICGGVGISDAYYCKECTQQEKDRDGCPKIVNLGSAKTDLFYERKKYGFKKR, from the coding sequence ATGGCCAAGCATCATCCTGATCTGATCATGTGCCGGAAACAGCCAGGAATTGCTATCGGTCGGCTGTGTGAGAAGTGTGATGGCAAGTGTGTTATCTGTGATTCCTATGTGCGCCCATGTACACTTGTCCGTGTATGTGATGAGTGCAACTATGGTTCATTCCAAGGTAGGTGTGTCATCTGTGGGGGTGTTGGCATATCTGATGCCTATTACTGCAAGGAGTGCACACAGCAGGAGAAAGATCGGGATGGATGCCCGAAGATCGTCAACCTTGGGAGCGCCAAGACTGATCTCTTCTACGAGCGCAAAAAATATGGTTTCAAGAAAAGATGA